In Leisingera sp. NJS204, the following are encoded in one genomic region:
- a CDS encoding penicillin-binding protein activator, translating to MFAVFKRARKAALTAAAAVSAIALTACDPVSLGSGPTINTSKPVPVALLVPRGSAQQGDSVLAQSLENAARMAIADLQGVQIDLRVYDTAGNPEVASGAAQQALKDGARIILGPVYAEAANAAGIAARQRGVNVLAFSNNPAIAGGNVFILGPTFDNTARRLTGFASRNGKRNILIVGGNDAAGVAGRTAIQRAASQTGANIAGSVGYELSQQGVINAIPAIRNESRQADAVFLTSTTAGALPLLAQLLPEAGVDPAEKQYIGLTRWDIPAQTLALPGVQGGWFAMPDQGKVQQFSARYQASYGGSPHSIGSLAYDGIAAIGALVAAGKSDALTGAALTQGAGFQGAGGIFRLLPDGTNDRGLAVATIQEQKVVIIDPAPSSFTGAGF from the coding sequence ATGTTTGCTGTTTTCAAACGCGCCCGCAAGGCGGCACTGACAGCTGCCGCGGCAGTTTCCGCCATTGCCCTGACTGCCTGTGACCCGGTTTCCCTCGGCAGTGGTCCGACAATCAACACTTCCAAGCCGGTGCCGGTGGCGCTGCTGGTGCCGCGCGGATCGGCGCAGCAGGGCGACAGCGTGCTGGCGCAAAGCCTGGAAAACGCGGCCCGCATGGCGATTGCCGATCTGCAAGGCGTGCAGATCGATCTGCGGGTCTATGACACGGCGGGCAATCCCGAAGTAGCCTCGGGTGCAGCGCAGCAGGCGCTGAAGGACGGCGCCCGTATCATTCTGGGCCCGGTTTACGCCGAAGCCGCAAATGCGGCGGGCATTGCAGCACGCCAGCGCGGCGTCAACGTGCTGGCCTTCTCGAACAACCCTGCGATTGCCGGCGGCAATGTCTTTATCCTGGGCCCGACCTTTGACAATACTGCGCGCAGGCTGACCGGTTTTGCATCCCGCAACGGCAAACGGAACATTCTGATTGTCGGCGGCAATGATGCTGCCGGGGTTGCCGGGCGCACCGCCATTCAGCGCGCCGCAAGCCAGACCGGTGCCAATATCGCTGGCAGTGTCGGTTATGAGCTGTCCCAGCAGGGGGTGATCAACGCCATTCCTGCCATCCGCAATGAATCGCGCCAGGCGGATGCGGTATTCCTGACCTCGACCACCGCCGGAGCACTGCCGCTGCTGGCGCAACTGCTGCCCGAAGCCGGTGTGGACCCGGCAGAGAAGCAGTATATTGGCCTGACCCGCTGGGATATTCCGGCCCAGACCCTGGCCCTGCCCGGCGTGCAGGGCGGCTGGTTTGCGATGCCCGACCAGGGCAAGGTGCAGCAGTTCAGCGCCCGCTACCAGGCAAGCTATGGCGGATCGCCGCATTCGATCGGCAGCCTGGCCTATGACGGGATTGCCGCAATCGGCGCGCTGGTGGCTGCTGGTAAATCCGATGCTCTGACCGGCGCGGCCCTGACACAAGGGGCCGGTTTCCAGGGGGCCGGCGGCATCTTCCGACTGCTGCCTGACGGCACCAACGACCGCGGCCTGGCGGTTGCCACCATCCAAGAACAGAAGGTCGTGATCATTGACCCTGCCCCAAGCAGCTTCACCGGCGCCGGATTCTGA